One Saccharomyces mikatae IFO 1815 strain IFO1815 genome assembly, chromosome: 16 genomic region harbors:
- the RPS9A gene encoding 40S ribosomal protein uS4 (similar to Saccharomyces cerevisiae RPS9A (YPL081W) and RPS9B (YBR189W); ancestral locus Anc_8.554) produces the protein MPRAPRTYSKTYSTPKRPYESSRLDAELKLAGEFGLKNKKEIYRISFQLSKIRRAARDLLTRDEKDPKRLFEGNALIRRLVRVGVLSEDKKKLDYVLALKVEDFLERRLQTQVYKLGLAKSVHHARVLITQRHIAVGKQIVNIPSFMVRLDSEKHIDFAPTSPFGGARPGRVARRNAARKAESSGDADEADEE, from the exons ATGCCAA GAGCCCCAAGAACATACTCTAAGACTTACTCTACCCCAAAGAGACCTTATGAATCTTCTCGTTTGGATGCTGAATTGAAATTAGCTGGTGAATTCGGtttaaaaaacaagaaggaaatttatagaatttcttttcaattatcTAAGATTCGTCGTGCTGCCAGAGATTTGTTGACTAGAGACGAAAAGGACCCAAAGAGGTTGTTTGAAGGTAATGCTTTGATCAGAAGATTGGTTAGAGTTGGTGTCTTGTCCGAAGACAAAAAGAAGTTAGATTATGTTTTAGCTTTGAAGGTCGAAGATTTCTTGGAAAGAAGATTGCAAACTCAAGTTTACAAGTTGGGTTTGGCTAAATCTGTTCATCACGCTAGAGTCTTGATAACTCAAAGACACATTGCTGTTGGCAAACAAATCGTCAACATCCCCTCTTTCATGGTTAGATTAGACTCTGAAAAGCACATTGATTTTGCGCCAACATCTCCATTCGGTGGGGCTAGACCAGGTAGAGTCGCCAGAAGAAATGCTGCTAGAAAGGCTGAATCGTCTGGTGATGCTGATGAAGCTGACGAAGAGTAA